Proteins from a single region of Calditrichota bacterium:
- a CDS encoding N-acetyltransferase: MEHFIDPTAKIGEGTTLGQNVVVEANVQIGSDCQIGHNVVIHEGSIIGNNVRIDDQTVVGKQPMRSKRSIFKDEKKLPPAKIGDDCLIGAGVVVYAGCEMANNVLIADTAAVRENVTVGEYTIIGRGATVENFTTIGKKCKLETGCYITAYSVVEDYCFIAPKVTTTNDNFLGRTEERFKHFKGVTVRKGGRIGGGAVILPGKEIGEDAVVAAGSVVTKNIPPRQVWAGIPAKYFGDTPEEQLLENQGWD, translated from the coding sequence ATGGAGCATTTCATAGATCCGACAGCAAAAATTGGTGAAGGCACAACTCTGGGCCAAAATGTGGTGGTGGAAGCAAATGTGCAAATCGGTTCGGATTGTCAGATTGGGCACAATGTTGTCATCCACGAGGGCTCAATTATTGGCAATAATGTGCGCATTGATGACCAAACCGTGGTGGGCAAACAACCCATGCGTTCCAAACGAAGCATCTTCAAGGATGAAAAAAAACTACCTCCTGCAAAAATCGGAGACGATTGCCTGATTGGTGCCGGTGTGGTGGTGTACGCCGGCTGCGAAATGGCTAACAACGTGCTGATTGCGGACACAGCCGCTGTGCGCGAAAATGTGACGGTCGGCGAGTACACCATTATCGGCCGCGGCGCGACAGTGGAAAATTTCACCACCATCGGGAAAAAATGCAAGCTGGAAACGGGATGCTACATTACGGCTTATTCCGTGGTGGAGGATTACTGCTTCATTGCTCCCAAAGTGACCACAACCAATGACAATTTTCTGGGCCGCACGGAGGAACGTTTCAAGCATTTTAAGGGCGTCACGGTGCGCAAGGGCGGCCGCATTGGCGGCGGTGCTGTGATTTTGCCCGGTAAGGAAATCGGTGAAGATGCCGTGGTGGCAGCCGGTTCGGTGGTTACCAAAAACATTCCCCCGCGGCAGGTGTGGGCGGGAATTCCGGCGAAATATTTCGGCGACACGCCCGAAGAACAACTTCTGGAAAACCAGGGCTGGGATTAA